The following coding sequences lie in one Falsiruegeria litorea R37 genomic window:
- the fcl gene encoding GDP-L-fucose synthase, with amino-acid sequence MKVYVAGHRGMVGGAILRQLQARQESGEHAGEELELITRTSADLDLTNQAAVQEFMAAERPDQVILAAARVGGIIANNSYPAQFIYENLMIECNVIHAAHQAGVQHLLQLGSSCIYPKMAAQPMAEEALLTGTLEPTNEPYAIAKIAGIKLCESYNRQYGRDYRSVMPTNLYGPGDNFHPENSHVLPALMRRFHEAARDGLDEVVIWGSGTPMREFLHVDDMAAASLFVADLDADTYGANTQEMLSHINVGSGVDVTIRELAETVARVTGFTGRLAFDSSKPDGAPRKLMDVSRLADMGWSATIPLEEGIRQTYAWFLSLDTADLRQK; translated from the coding sequence GGGCATGGTGGGGGGCGCGATCCTGCGCCAGTTGCAGGCGCGCCAGGAATCCGGAGAGCACGCGGGCGAAGAGCTGGAGCTGATCACCCGCACCAGCGCCGATCTGGATCTGACCAACCAGGCCGCCGTGCAGGAGTTCATGGCTGCCGAGCGTCCTGATCAGGTGATCCTGGCCGCAGCCCGCGTGGGCGGGATCATCGCCAACAACTCCTATCCGGCGCAGTTCATCTATGAAAACCTGATGATCGAATGCAACGTGATCCATGCCGCCCATCAGGCGGGCGTGCAGCACCTGTTGCAGCTGGGATCGTCTTGCATCTATCCCAAGATGGCCGCACAGCCGATGGCTGAGGAGGCGCTGCTGACCGGCACGCTGGAGCCCACCAACGAGCCCTATGCCATTGCCAAGATCGCGGGCATCAAGCTGTGCGAAAGCTACAACCGCCAGTATGGGCGCGACTATCGCTCGGTCATGCCCACGAACCTTTATGGGCCCGGCGACAATTTCCACCCCGAGAACAGCCATGTGCTGCCCGCGCTGATGCGCCGGTTCCACGAGGCCGCCCGTGATGGGCTGGACGAGGTGGTGATCTGGGGCAGCGGCACACCCATGCGCGAGTTCCTGCATGTGGATGACATGGCGGCGGCCTCGTTGTTTGTGGCCGATCTGGACGCGGACACCTATGGCGCCAACACGCAAGAGATGCTGAGCCACATCAACGTGGGTTCGGGCGTGGATGTGACCATCCGCGAACTGGCCGAAACCGTGGCGCGGGTGACCGGGTTTACGGGCCGACTGGCGTTTGACAGCTCTAAACCCGATGGCGCACCGCGCAAGCTGATGGATGTGTCCCGTCTGGCCGACATGGGCTGGAGCGCGACCATCCCCCTGGAAGAGGGCATTCGCCAGACCTATGCGTGGTTCCTGTCTCTGGATACAGCTGACTTGCGCCAAAAATAG